A region from the Hypomesus transpacificus isolate Combined female chromosome 11, fHypTra1, whole genome shotgun sequence genome encodes:
- the eno4 gene encoding enolase 4, translating to MSYKGFLGSNSRISKEDQEFYELKNKAAEFYRESGMQHKIEDVLNNMFFDQPDDIYGYLANYFSKWSTTPVMSRVMGKCIFNGKGQLSVQAEIFCKIKNEEKKTCSAEISSVSEVLEDNFQDPSIVPGNGNKSRDVIAAVHWINDPLSTMLKGCNPCDQEGVDKILSDFFMARYLEDMDLRNREKTDQSPSEFSPEPLPPAAIATSKDKKGGDKGKKGNIIEKPIPPPEPSEPVLPGSVAVGTVSLAVAKTGALLQGIPLYKYIMILNSQKSVEQLHVPVPLVTLLSCGRNSPGKLNLLEEVILIPKSGQRFKPFITKVLELQKEMTGIMNAASKTGPVLTSVSDLGALVVSYERPEQPLDLVTEACNNIGLALGKDIHLAINCAAHELMDYTKGKYDVMTGTPKSPDELVDLYEALINKYPAIVALINPLRKEDLEQWEKLNTVIGASCILLCDITSRPPRNSVQDEALPLPGAKGYILKQTNEMTVSELIRVSRRHKGAVIIGTTYGEPCSDDSLADVAVGVGADYVKLGGLSRGERLNKYNRLLSIEEELAQQGILGMSFSLPGPFSCGRQKKEKVDVDKAMRRERL from the exons ATGTCTTATAAAGGTTTTCTTGGAAGCAACAGTCGTATATCAAAAGAGGATCAAGAGTTTTATGAATTGAAAAATAAAGCTGCTGAATTTTATAGGGAAAGTGGAATGCAGCACAAGATTGAAGATGTCTTGAACAATATGTTCTTCGATCAGCCTGATGATATTTACGGATACCTG GCAAATTACTTTTCAAAATGGTCAACGACACCAGTGATGAGCAGAGTGATGGGGAAATGCATTTTTAATGGAAAAGGCCAGTTGTCTGTGCAGGCAGAAATCTTCTGCAAGATCAAAAATGAAGAAAAG AAAacatgctctgcagaaatatccAGTGTCAGTGAGGTCTTGGAAGACAATTTCCAGGACCCAAGTATTGTACCTGGCAACGGCAACAAGAGTAGGGATGTTATAGCTGCTGTACACTGGATCAACGACCCACTGAGCACCATGCTGAAGGGCTGCAATCCCTGTGACCAAGAAGGGGTGGATAAGATACTCAG TGATTTCTTCATGGCTCGCTACTTGGAGGATATGGACCTCCGCAACAGGGAGAAAACGGATCAGTCACCAAGCGAGTTTTCGCCcgaacccctccctcccgccgCCATAGCCACCTCCAAAGACAAGAAGGGTGGGGACAAAG GTAAGAAAGGCAACATCATAGAGAAGCCTATTCCTCCTCCAGAGCCCTCCGAGCCAGTCTTACCAGGCAGTGTGGCGGTCGGGACAGTGTCCTTGGCTGTGGCTAAGACCGGGGCGCTCTTACAAGGCATCCCTCTGTACAAGTACATCATGATTCTGAACAGCCAAAAG AGCGTGGAACAACTCCATGTACCTGTGCCCTTGGTGACTTTGCTAAGCTGTGGAAGGAATTCCCCAGGAAAGCTCAATTTACTGGAGGAAGTCATTTTGATCCCTAAATCAGGACAGAGATTCAAACCA TTCATTACTAAAGTCCTCGAGCTTCAGAAGGAGATGACTGGAATCATGAATGCAGCATCAAAAACAGGG CCTGTGCTAACATCAGTGTCTGACTTGGGGGCCTTGGTAGTCAGCTATGAGCGTCCTGAACAGCCCTTGGATCTAGTCACTGAAGCATGCAACAACATTGGATTGGCACTGGGAAAGGATATTCATTTGGCAATAAACTGTGCTGCTCACGAGCTAATGGATTAT ACTAAAGGAAAGTATGACGTGATGACAGGAACTCCAAAGAGTCCTGACGAGCTGGTGGACCTGTATGAGGCTCTGATTAATAAATACCCAGCCATCGTAGCCCTCATCAACCCTCTAAGAAAGGAG GATTTGGAGCAATGGGAGAAACTGAACACTGTGATTGGTGCATCCTGTATCCTgctctgtgacatcacatccAGGCCCCCCAGAAACAGTGTGCAGGACGAAGCCTTGCCTCTCCCAGGGGCCAAAGGTTACATTCTCAAACAGACCAATGAGATGACAGTCAGTGAACTGATCAGAGTGAGCAGAAGGCACAAGG gtgcgGTCATCATTGGGACGACATATGGAGAACCCTGCAGTGACGACTCCTTAGCAGATGTG GCTGTAGGAGTAGGCGCAGACTACGTCAAACTGGGAGGTCTGAGTCGTGGCGAGCGGCTGAATAAATACAACCGTCTGCTTTCTATAGAGGAAGAACTGGCCCAGCAGGGAATCCTGGGTATGTCTTTTTCCCTCCCTGGTCCTTTCAGCTGTGGTAGGCAGAAAAAAGAGAAGGTGGATGTAGACAAAgccatgaggagggagaggctgtaA